ACCGGCTGCACTCCGCAAAGGCGACGCCGCGCGGATCATCACGCCGAGGCGAGCGGCCGAGCGCTCCACCGCGGGGCGTCGCTGCGGCTCAGGGCGCCGCCTTGCGCGACGCCGCGCGCGGACCGGGGCTCCGCGGATCACCTCGGTGAGATCGTGCGCCCGCGCTGCGCAAGGCAGAACCTGAGCCCCTCCCGCAGGCTGCGCATCGGGTTCAGCTCATCGAACGCGACCCCGATCGCGACGAGCGTCTCCGCGACATGACCGCCCAGGCCGGTGAGGACGCAGCGCGCGCCGAGGAGCTGCACCGCCTGAGCCAGCTTGATGAGGTGCTGGGCGGTCATGGAGTCGATGAGCGTGACGCCGGTCAGATCGAGGATCACCCACTCGACGTCACTGTCCTCCGCCACGCGCACGAGGAGCCGCTCGGTCACCTCGACGGCGCGCACCGAGTCGAACAGCCCGACGAGCGGGAGCGTGAGGATGCCGTGCCAGATATCGATGATCGGCACCGAGAGCTCCCGGATCGCGCACTCCTGGCGCTGGATGGTGTCGAGCTGATGCTCGAGCTCTCGCTTCGAGGTGGCGAGCGCGGCGAGCGCCTGGCTCTTCTGCTGCGTGGTCACGGAGAGCTCGGAGAGAAAGACGCGCAGAGCCTCCTCGATCACCCCGAAGGCGTCGTGTTCGACCTCTGCGAGCTGCGTCAACGCGAGCTCGACCTCTCCGGTGGACGCGAGCGCAACCGCATCGATGACGCGTTGCATCCGGCGTTCCTCGATGGAGATCATGTTCTCGGATTCTTGCATGGGCTCCTGGGGGCGCAGCAGGGGTTGACCGGTGAGGAAGCGGAGTCACCGGGCTCATGCGCCGGGTCGACCTCGCCGGCCGCATGGGAGGACGTGCCCGCGGTGCTCTGGCCTCGTGTACCCGATCGCACGGCTCTACCTATCTATCCCCACATCCTACCTCGCGACCGGGCGTGTGAATCGACCTTCGACCAAGATGGGATAGATAGCCTATCCGCGGCGCGGCTGAAATGAGCCTGGCTGGTTGATCCGCGCTTCCGCGCTTCCCCGTCGCCCGCTCTGGCGACCTCGTGTTCAATCGACCGAGCGAACGCAACGAAACCCGGTCGATACGTCACCTGCCTCACGATCGTACGCCAGCCGGAATGTCGCCTTTGCGGTGCTAGCGGAGAAGTCCCACGATCCACCCCGGAGCACGCCCCTGCTGCCGGTCGCCGGCACCTGGGGATCTGTCTGGGCGCCTCTGGCGTACACACCCGGATCCCAGCCGTCGGCCACCCATTCCCAGACGTTGCCCGCCATGTCGAGCGCGCCCGACGGGCTCGCTCCGGCCTTGGCCGAGCCGACCTCCTGGGTGCCCTTGCCGCGCCCGCCGCAGCCCTGCCCAGGAGGCCGAGACACGATCGCGTGCGCGCACCCTGGCGCCTCGTTGCCCCACGGATACTCGCGGCCGTCGGCGCCGCGGGCGGCGTATTCCCACTCGGCCTCGGTCGGGAGCCGCTTGCCGACGAAGGCGCAGTACGCGGCCGCCTGCGCCTGGTCGACGCACGAGATCGGGTGTTGCGACTTCGCGGGATCCGCCGCGGTGCAGAGCGCGCCGCGCTGCTCGACGTCGGCGTCGGTCGCGCGGGGGCCGTGCAGGCCGCTCGGCGCGCACCGGCCCGCCTCGACGCAGCGCTGGTAGGCGGCGACCGTCACCTCGGTGCGATCGACGTCGAACGCGCGGGTCAGCGTCACGTCATGGGGCGGGCGCTCGGATTTGCCGCCCTTCTCGCTGCCCATCGTGAAGCGGCCCGCCGGCACCCGGACCATGTCGGGCGGGGGCGGCGCCTTCATCTGGGGCGCGGTCAAGCCGCCCAGCACACGCGCCGGCCGCGCATCGTCGGGCGCGCGGTAACGGACGAACGCGACGGCGCCTGCGCCGGCCGCGGCGGCCAGCGCGGCCGCCGAGGCGAGCGCGGGCAACAGGCGCCGCCGCGGAGCGGCCCTGGCGGCCTGCGGCGCGGGAGGGGGCGACGCCGGTTGCGGGGCTGCCAGCGGCGGCGCGCTCGTCGCCAGGCCGCGCATCGTCGTGAGGGACGGCGTGGGCGGCGCGCCGACGGACGTGGGAAGCCCGCCGGCGGGCGGGCCTGCGGCCACGCGCTCCGTCCCCGCCACGCCCAGCGCCGCTGCGCCGGGCGCTGCGCCCGCAGGCGGGCTGCCCGCCGCGAGCGCGACAGCGCCGGCGGGCGCGGCCGTCGCCATCGCAGCCTCGAGCGCTCCCCAGAGCTCGCCAGCCGTGCGGTAACGCTCCCGCGGGTCGATGGCGAGCGCGCGGCGCACCACCGCCTCGACGGCGTCGGGCGCGCTCACGCCCGCGCCCTGCAAGCTCGGGCGGAACGCCGGATCGGTCGCCGCGATGTAGAGCTGCGTGACGTCGCTCCCGAGGAGGGCGCGGTTGCCCGAGGCGACCTCGATGAGCACGAGGGCGAGCGCGAAGACATCGGTCCACGGCCCGGTCGCGCCGAAGCGGTGGTGAAACTGCTCCGGCGCGCCGTAATGGACGGTGAAGGCCCGGAGCGCGCTCCCGGTCTCGGCCATCGCCTGCGTCATGCTCGAGAGCTCGCCGAGCACCTTGGCGATGCCGAAGTCGAGGACCTTCAGCGTGCGCCGGCCGCCGATCTCCGCGAGGAACAGGTTGGCCGGCTTGACGTCGCGGTGGGCGACGCCCTGCGCGTGCGCGACCTCGAGCGCGTACGCCGCGGGCGCGAGCAGGGCGACCGCCTCGGCGAGCGGGCGCGCCGCATCGCCGCGGGCGCGCCGCTCGGCGATCTCGCGGTCGAGCGGCACGCCATGGAGCCACTCGAGCACGAGATACGGCGTCCACTCGCCCGACGGCGAGACCGCGGCGCCGGTGTCGAGGGCCTGCACGATGCCGGCGCTCGCGCGGGAGAGGCGGTGGAGGAGCCGCCCCTCGTCGAGGAGCATCCGCTGGAACGACGCGCGCTCCGCCGGGGCCAGCGATCCGAGCAGCTTCAGGCACTTGACCGCGACCGGCTCGTCGAACCCGAGGTGCTGGCCGCGGTAGACGACGCCGAACCCGCCCTCGCCGACCACGGCGTCGAGCCGGTACTTGCCGCCGATCGTCGCGCCCACCCAGCCGAAGGGATCCGAAGGTGCCATCTCGCGGCGCGAGTCTACACCGGGCGCCGCGGCCGCGCGGAGCTCGCGCCGAGATCGGCGCCGAGCGCCCCGACATCGTCTGAGCGTCGGCGCCCGGGAGGATCCGGACGGATCCAGAGCGTGTCTCCCGATCTCCTCAGGGCGCCCGCTCCTCGAACCCGCCCGGCCTCAACGCCCGCTCGAAGAACGCGCACAGCTCCTCGTGCCGCGCGCGCGCGTCCGCGCGGCCTATCTCGATGAGCGCCCCGGCGAACTCCCCGTCGAACAGCAGGTAAGACAGGAAATCGGCCTCGCGCTGCTCGTCTCCCTCGGCGAGGCGCCGCATCACGCGGCCGAGCACGCTCGTGGTCCGCGCGCGGAACGCGGGGGAGCGCACGAACTCCGCCGCCAGGCTGCCGATGTCCTTGGAGGCGCGGATGAGCAGCGACCGCATCGGCCGCAGCGCGCGCCCCGGCGGCAGCCCGAGCTCGTCGTTGAGCTCGCCGACGAAGCTCTCTCCATAGCGCCGCCGCCCCGCCTCCAGGATCCCGTTGATGCTCTCGAGGCGCGCCAGGTCGTTGTCGATCCGGTCGAGCATCAGCGCGTTCAGCGTCTTGCCGAGCAGGAAGAGGGGCCCGGGGAAGCCCGGCGCGTCGCGGTCGGCCGCGCTCGACGCGGGCTCGATGTACCGCGGATTGACCACGATCACGCCGTCGGCGCCGAGGCGCCGCGCGGGCGACAGCGGGACGTTCTGGCGCAGCCCGCCGTCGCAGTAGAGCTCTCCGTCGATGCTCACCGGGCGGAACAGGATGGGGAGCGCGGACGAGGCGAGCGCGTGCTGCGCGCGGATCGCGGTGGCGCGCGGTGAAATCGTCGGGTCGTGGCTCCAGGGCGGCAGGCCGGGCTCGCGGCGGTGGACGAAGACGACGGTGCGGCCGCTCTTGACCAGCGTCGTCGACACGGTCAGCGCCGACAGGAGCCCCCTCTCGAGGTGGCCGTCGATCCGCTCGAAGGGCACGGCCTCCGCGATCTGCCGCTCGAGGCCCGACGTGTCGAGGATCGCGGCGCGGCCGCTCGAGGGCGCGCTCGCGGCGCCCCCGCGGAGCAGGTCGTGCCCGACCGCCAGCACGCCGCGCACGTCGAGGCGCACGAGGTCGTCGATGCGCAGGCGCGTCCACACCCCGGCGAGCCGCCGCGCGCGGCTCCGCGCCTCGTCCGCGAACGCGGCGAGCCCACAGACGTTGATGGCGCCGACCGAGGTGCCGCACAGGATATCGAGCGGCGCCTCGCGGCCGAGATCGCGAGAGACGTCCTCGAGGATGTGCTGCACCACGCCGACCTCGTAAGCGCCGCGGGCGGCGCCGCCGGCCAGGACGAGCGCGATCTTGGGGGCGCGGCCACTCCGGGTCGAGACGGGCGCCAGGTCAGCCATCGTCGCAGAATACCATGATCGCCATCGTGACATGGTCCCGTTGGCGCGCGCTCGACGCGGCGCGCGTGCTACACCCGCCGTGAGCGCGGGCACGGAGGCGCGCGTTGACGGCAAATGACGGCAATCTACCTGGCCCTTGCCTACCTCCTCGGAGCGATCCCGACAGGCTACCTCTTCGCGCGGTTCGTCAAAGGGGTCGACCTCCGCCAGGTCGGCTCGGGGAACATCGGCGCGACGAACGTCTTGCGCGCCTTCGGCTGGGGGCCTGGCTTAGCCGTCCTGGCCGCGGACGTGGCGAAGGGCGCGCTCGTCGACGGGCCCCTCGCGTCGTGGCTCTCCGTCGCGCCGGGCGGGTGGGTCGCCGCGGCGGGCGGCCTCACCGCGGTGCTGGGCCATGACTACACGGTCTTCCTCGGGATGCGGGGCGGCAAGGGCGTCGCGACCTCCTGCGGCGTCCTGCTCGTGCTGGCGCCGCGATCCACGCTCGCCACGCTGGCGGTCTTCGCGGTCATCGTGCGGGCGACCCGCATGGTCTCGGCGGGCTCCCTCGCCGGCGCCCTCGCCCTGCCCCTCTTCCTCTGGCTGCTCGGCGAGCGGGCCGCCCCGGCCTTCTGCCTCTCGCTGCTCCTCGCCGGGCTCGTCTGGCTAAAGCACATCCCGAACATCCGGCGGATGCTCGCGGGCACCGAGAACACGATCTCGTTCGGGAAGCGGCGCGATGAAGAGCGCGACGACGAGCGCGACGGCGCGCCGCGCGACGACGAGCGCCGCTGACGGCCGCGGCGTCGCCCGGCCGCCGAGCGCGGCGCCCGCTCACTTGGAGATGGTCTTCGTGAAGATCACCGCGCCTTGCTTGTCGATGAACTCGAACAGCAGGCTCCTCCCCTCGAACCGCAGGTAGGCGAAGCCCTCGGTCTTGTCCGTGAAGAAGAGCTGCCCCCGCTCCGTCGGGACCGAGGGGGACACCGGGCGGGTCTTCGAGCCGGCGCCGCTGATGGCAAAATAGGTGCTCGGGCAGCCCTCGTCTCGCCCCTTGTCGATGAACTCGAGGTTGTGGTCGTGGCCGGCCATATACATGTCGGCCCCGCAGTAGATGGCCTGCTGCATGGCGAACATCCCGCTCATCCCGAGCGACGGGTTGTCCGAGGCGTGAGCTCCGGACGTGTAGCGGGGGTGATGGCCAAAGACGATCTTCCACGTGGCGTCCGAGGCGGCGACCCGCGCGCTCATGTCGCGCGCCTGGTCATCGGAGGTGAAGTCGACGGTATCGATCCCGAAGAGATGGACGTCGCCGACGCGAACGTCGTAGTACGAGGCGGGCATGTGCCACTTGGCGGTCATCCGCATGCCGGGCCCGTCGCCCACGGGCAGCTGCGAGTAGTCGATCTGCGCTTGCCGCACGCCGTTGCTGCTGGGGCCGTGGTCGTGGTTCCCCAGCACCGCATAGAACGGGAGGCCGTTCAGGCCGGCCCTGTCGTAGGGCTGCTCGAACTTGGGACCCCACTGCGCATCGCCCGTGTCGGCCACGCCGTTATCGTAGAAATTGTCGCCGTTCATCATCACGGCATGACAGCCCCCGACCTCGATGCACTTCTCGCTCATCCGATCGGCGACCTGGTTCTGCGCGAGGTTTCCCTCGCCGGTGTCGCCGATAGCGATGATCCTGACGACATCGAGGTGAGAGACGACGGTCCCGATGGCCTGGGCGCCCGCCGCGCCCAAGCTCGGGCCGTGGTCCGCGGGGATCCCGCCGCTCGGCCCGGCGCCGCTGCTCGCGGCGCCCGTGCTGGTCGGCTCATCACCTGCCCCCGCCAGCGCTCCTGCGCTCGGGATCGGCACGCTGTCCGCCACGCCGCAGCCCGCGCCGAAGACGATGGCCGGAGACGCGGAGAGGACGAGGGCAACAAGGGACTTCTTGGAGATCGCGAGAGGACGTGCTGCGCGGAGAGGCTTCATCTGCCGCTCATTGTAACCAACGCCGGTCTCCGATGATCACCCGTCCAAAGCTTTGTTCGTCCCGGCGCGCCAGGAAACTCGAGCACACCAGCTCTTCCACCCAGACCGGACACAGGCATCAACACGGTATCCGCGCCACCGCCCGGCCCCCTCCGACGGTGCCCGTTTTTGCTTGACGTCGAGGAGGCTCACACATACAGAAATTGAACATCGATTTCAATATCAACAACGAAGCCAACGTGATCCGAGAGACGGCCCCTGCCTCGAGCCTGTACGGATGCGCCGCGCTCGCCGCTTTCCTCTTGTCCGACGTTCGCCGGGAAGAAGCCTCGTGAGCTCGCGCACACCGCTTTCTGTCGGCCGCCTGCTCCCATCTGAGCTCTCGTGCCTGCCGGAGCCCGCGTGCGAGGAGGGCTCGCCTCCGCCGCCGACAATCCTCGCGAGCGCGAGCTCGCGCCGGATCAGTACACGCGAAACTGCCCGCTCAGCGTCAGCAGCGAGAGCATGTGGAGCAACCCCGAGAAGTATCGGGTCTCCCCGGTCGCCGGCGGCGTCGTCCACACCGCCGCGATGTAATCGGCGCGATCTTCGGTCGTCGCGACCAGCCCGGTGACCCCGTTCATGAAGATGAGCGCCGACTCCGGCGTGGCGTTGAGCATCGCGCCGTCGATCTTGAAGACCGCGCCGTATTTGCCGATGCCCAGCTTCGAGAAGAACCCGAGCAGCCGGTCCGCCTCCTCCACTTGCCACGGGTCGACGCCGAACCAGACGTGGTCGAGCGCGAGGCTCAGCTGCGTGCGGTAGGCCTCGGAGCCGAAGTAGTCCCAGTTGAGCACCGGCGTGCCGTCGAAGTGGGTGCGCACCGGGATGAGCCCGGTGCTCGGGTGCGCGGCCTCCTGCCAGTGTGTGCGCGCGCTGCCGGCAGCCTCGGACCAGAAGGGGTCGCGCATGGCCTGCGCCCAGAGGTCGTAATAGGCGGGCATCTCGATGGAAGGACGGGTGACGTCCGCCGCCGAGACGTGCGGGTAGTCGTAGACGAGCTTCGTCGTCGAATCGAAGGTGTTCGTCACACCCGAGTCGACTCCCCCGTTCAGGGCCTCCTTGTGGCGCATCACCTCGAGCAAGGTGATCGCGTCCAGCCCATAGTCGATGGTCCCGGTGTCGCTCCCCCAGCGGCCGTGGGCGAAGAACAGCGCCATCGCGATCTGCTGGAGGCCAAAGGGATCGGCGCACAACATCGGGCCTACCGGGGTGTCGCACCACGACATGAGATAGCCCTGGTTGGGACCGGACGTGGGCTGGAGCGTGGACTTGGCGTATCTCCAGAGCCGGTCGAACTCGTCTCGCTTGTCGAGCTCGACCGTGATGATCATCCCGAGGCCCATGCCCTCGGAGCGCACGCTATTGTGGTAGTCGTCCCAGATGTAAGCCTGTTCCTTGCCAGGCACCGTGTAGTAGACGGTCTCGTCGCTGGGATCGCCGTAGAAGAGCTGATTGAAGCTGTCCTCGATCTTGGCCGCGATCTCCTCGTCCGTCTTGCCGAGCACGTCGCGGAACGCGTTGGGGTACTCGGAGGGGCCCGTCAGCGGGCCCAGCTCATCGCTGCTCATTCGGTCGTAGCCGAGCGAATCCACCGTGGTCATACACCCAGGCAACACACACACCGCCATCCAGGCACCGGCGACGCCGGAAGCTGCGCGGAACGAACGGAGGAGGGCAGGGCAACGCATGACCCAGAGTTCAGTTGTTTACATAGCGCCGTACCCGGGAAGCAAGCACGCTGTTTGGATGCCGGCGAAGAAATGCCGCGGCGCGCTGCGACGCAGCGTCGGAGCGGCCGCTCTTCGCGAGCGCGTCGATCCGCAGGACCTCGGCCTCGAGGCTCAGCCGCCCGCGCGGATGCGTCCTGGAGTAGGCGTCCAGGAGCGAGAGCGCGCCTCGCGCGTTCCCGCTCGCGAGCATCGTGCGCGCCGCGTCCAGCGCGCCGAGCTCTGCCTCCAGGGCGGCGCCCGTACCGGACGGCTTGGGATCGAGCTTCGTGGCCGCAGCGCTGCTGCCACCAGCGAGCGCCGGGGCGATCGTCTCCTCCGCGACAGCCTCCACCGGCGCCGGCGCCGTGGCGGGCGCCTGCGCAGGCGCCTGGACCGCCGTCTGCGCGACCGGGTCGGCGAGCGCGGCGCCGAAGCGGTGCGCCGCGGCGACCTCCGACGCGTCTTGCCCGCGCCAGGCGAGGTAGCCCGCCGGGATGCCCGCGAGCATGCCCACCGTCGAGAGCGCGACGAGGATCTTGGTCCAGCCGAGCTTCACGGCGAGCGACGAAGACGTAGAGGACACCCCTGCCGCGGAGAGCGCCGCAGGCGCCGCCACGCTGGCCGACAGGGCGGCAGCGCCGGCGAGTCCCAGCGCGGCAAGCGTCTTCGCGCGCGTCTCCGGTGACGTAGAATACGATGCGCCTGCGCTCAGCAGCGCGCGTTCGAGCGGGTTGTCGCTCTCATCCAGTAGGCGACGTGGTTCCATCATCGTCTCACCTCGCTCGTCGAAACGAGCTCCAGCGCGCGGACGCGCTCACGAAAATCGGCCCTGGCCCTTCGTAGCCGAGAGGCCACGGTGCCCTGCGGGATCCCCAGCACGCCGGCGATCTCCACCATGCTCATCTCCTCGAACTCGTACAGCACGAACACGGTCCGCAGATCTGACTCCATCTGGTCGAGGACCTGATCGAGCATCTGTCGCGCGTGTTTCTGGCTGGTGAGCTGCTCGGGTGTCGCAGCGTCCACAACCTCCGGCGGCTCGGCCGCGGGGAACTCCCGCCGACGCGCGGCGCTGCGGCGCGCGTGGGCGGCTACGTGAAGCGCGGTCTGGAGAAGAAAGCTCTTCTCGGCGCCCGGCCGGACGTCGTCCAGCCGCTGCGCGGCCGCGATGAAGGTGCGTTGCACCGCATCGTCGATCTCGGCAGCAGGGGTCCCCGCGTTGCGGAGCACCCGCCCGATGAAGTCAAGATGAGCGTCCACCATCCGTCGCAAGCGCGCGTCCCGCTGCTTCACGCTGGCCGCCGGTGGCGCCACGCTCGCCGGCTCGCTGTCAGGCAAAGCAGACGATGTCATGACGTCGACAACCATACTCACCGCGAGGCGAGGCATGAGACCAGTGAAGAACGGACACTACCGGGAAGCAATGGGCGACAGCCAGAGCGGAACATTGTCCTCGGGTCGGGGGGGGCAGCGTGCCTGCGGCCCAGCTTCCGGATGCCGTCCATGGGTCATAATTCCCAGCGCGAGTCGGAGTGATCACAGAATCCTGGCTTAGAAGGTGTGCACGATTCCAACGCCGACGAGCGGCGAGATCGCCGGCGTTTCACCGACGGTCTCTGCAGACCACCCCAGTGTGAACCGCCGGTGGACGAGCGGCACGGAGGCGCCCACCTCGAGCTCGAGGGCGGTGTCCTCGCCGAGGAGCGCAGCGGCGCGCACGAGGCCTCCGGCGCTCCACCACGACCGCACAGCGGACTCCGGGTTCGAGATACCCCGCCCCGCCGCCGCGAGCCAGCCGCCGGCGGCGACGACGCAGGGCTCTGCGCTGACGATACGGACGAGCTGCCAGCGCAGCGGGCACGCGGAGAGGGCCGCGGCCGCCCACTGGATGAGGGCGCTGTCGCCGCCCGACAGCAGGTCGTTCCGCGCGTACATCAGCGAG
The DNA window shown above is from Sorangium aterium and carries:
- a CDS encoding STAS domain-containing protein, translated to MQESENMISIEERRMQRVIDAVALASTGEVELALTQLAEVEHDAFGVIEEALRVFLSELSVTTQQKSQALAALATSKRELEHQLDTIQRQECAIRELSVPIIDIWHGILTLPLVGLFDSVRAVEVTERLLVRVAEDSDVEWVILDLTGVTLIDSMTAQHLIKLAQAVQLLGARCVLTGLGGHVAETLVAIGVAFDELNPMRSLREGLRFCLAQRGRTISPR
- a CDS encoding bifunctional serine/threonine-protein kinase/formylglycine-generating enzyme family protein; translation: MAPSDPFGWVGATIGGKYRLDAVVGEGGFGVVYRGQHLGFDEPVAVKCLKLLGSLAPAERASFQRMLLDEGRLLHRLSRASAGIVQALDTGAAVSPSGEWTPYLVLEWLHGVPLDREIAERRARGDAARPLAEAVALLAPAAYALEVAHAQGVAHRDVKPANLFLAEIGGRRTLKVLDFGIAKVLGELSSMTQAMAETGSALRAFTVHYGAPEQFHHRFGATGPWTDVFALALVLIEVASGNRALLGSDVTQLYIAATDPAFRPSLQGAGVSAPDAVEAVVRRALAIDPRERYRTAGELWGALEAAMATAAPAGAVALAAGSPPAGAAPGAAALGVAGTERVAAGPPAGGLPTSVGAPPTPSLTTMRGLATSAPPLAAPQPASPPPAPQAARAAPRRRLLPALASAAALAAAAGAGAVAFVRYRAPDDARPARVLGGLTAPQMKAPPPPDMVRVPAGRFTMGSEKGGKSERPPHDVTLTRAFDVDRTEVTVAAYQRCVEAGRCAPSGLHGPRATDADVEQRGALCTAADPAKSQHPISCVDQAQAAAYCAFVGKRLPTEAEWEYAARGADGREYPWGNEAPGCAHAIVSRPPGQGCGGRGKGTQEVGSAKAGASPSGALDMAGNVWEWVADGWDPGVYARGAQTDPQVPATGSRGVLRGGSWDFSASTAKATFRLAYDREAGDVSTGFRCVRSVD
- a CDS encoding patatin-like phospholipase family protein; this encodes MADLAPVSTRSGRAPKIALVLAGGAARGAYEVGVVQHILEDVSRDLGREAPLDILCGTSVGAINVCGLAAFADEARSRARRLAGVWTRLRIDDLVRLDVRGVLAVGHDLLRGGAASAPSSGRAAILDTSGLERQIAEAVPFERIDGHLERGLLSALTVSTTLVKSGRTVVFVHRREPGLPPWSHDPTISPRATAIRAQHALASSALPILFRPVSIDGELYCDGGLRQNVPLSPARRLGADGVIVVNPRYIEPASSAADRDAPGFPGPLFLLGKTLNALMLDRIDNDLARLESINGILEAGRRRYGESFVGELNDELGLPPGRALRPMRSLLIRASKDIGSLAAEFVRSPAFRARTTSVLGRVMRRLAEGDEQREADFLSYLLFDGEFAGALIEIGRADARARHEELCAFFERALRPGGFEERAP
- the plsY gene encoding glycerol-3-phosphate 1-O-acyltransferase PlsY produces the protein MTAIYLALAYLLGAIPTGYLFARFVKGVDLRQVGSGNIGATNVLRAFGWGPGLAVLAADVAKGALVDGPLASWLSVAPGGWVAAAGGLTAVLGHDYTVFLGMRGGKGVATSCGVLLVLAPRSTLATLAVFAVIVRATRMVSAGSLAGALALPLFLWLLGERAAPAFCLSLLLAGLVWLKHIPNIRRMLAGTENTISFGKRRDEERDDERDGAPRDDERR
- a CDS encoding purple acid phosphatase family protein yields the protein MKPLRAARPLAISKKSLVALVLSASPAIVFGAGCGVADSVPIPSAGALAGAGDEPTSTGAASSGAGPSGGIPADHGPSLGAAGAQAIGTVVSHLDVVRIIAIGDTGEGNLAQNQVADRMSEKCIEVGGCHAVMMNGDNFYDNGVADTGDAQWGPKFEQPYDRAGLNGLPFYAVLGNHDHGPSSNGVRQAQIDYSQLPVGDGPGMRMTAKWHMPASYYDVRVGDVHLFGIDTVDFTSDDQARDMSARVAASDATWKIVFGHHPRYTSGAHASDNPSLGMSGMFAMQQAIYCGADMYMAGHDHNLEFIDKGRDEGCPSTYFAISGAGSKTRPVSPSVPTERGQLFFTDKTEGFAYLRFEGRSLLFEFIDKQGAVIFTKTISK
- a CDS encoding glycosyl hydrolase family 8 yields the protein MTTVDSLGYDRMSSDELGPLTGPSEYPNAFRDVLGKTDEEIAAKIEDSFNQLFYGDPSDETVYYTVPGKEQAYIWDDYHNSVRSEGMGLGMIITVELDKRDEFDRLWRYAKSTLQPTSGPNQGYLMSWCDTPVGPMLCADPFGLQQIAMALFFAHGRWGSDTGTIDYGLDAITLLEVMRHKEALNGGVDSGVTNTFDSTTKLVYDYPHVSAADVTRPSIEMPAYYDLWAQAMRDPFWSEAAGSARTHWQEAAHPSTGLIPVRTHFDGTPVLNWDYFGSEAYRTQLSLALDHVWFGVDPWQVEEADRLLGFFSKLGIGKYGAVFKIDGAMLNATPESALIFMNGVTGLVATTEDRADYIAAVWTTPPATGETRYFSGLLHMLSLLTLSGQFRVY
- a CDS encoding RNA polymerase sigma factor, with protein sequence MTSSALPDSEPASVAPPAASVKQRDARLRRMVDAHLDFIGRVLRNAGTPAAEIDDAVQRTFIAAAQRLDDVRPGAEKSFLLQTALHVAAHARRSAARRREFPAAEPPEVVDAATPEQLTSQKHARQMLDQVLDQMESDLRTVFVLYEFEEMSMVEIAGVLGIPQGTVASRLRRARADFRERVRALELVSTSEVRR